The sequence CGTTGGATTTCGCCACCGCTTAAGGAGCTTGTCGTCTGTCCTAACGTCAGATAGTCTAATCCGACATCTAGCAGTGTGTTCAGTCGTTTGATGATTTTGGGCAATATAAAATAATCCATAGCTTCAACAATTGTTAACTCCAGAACTTCCGCAATATTTTTTCCTTTGTACACAAAGGACAAGGCTTCGTCTGAATACCGCAGTCCTTGACAGGCTTCGCATGTTACTGTGACGGGATCTGCAAATGCGACGTCAGGAGTTGTTACACCCTTTCCTTCACAGACAGGACATGCCCCAATCGAGTTGAAACTGAATAGACCTGCTGGCTGTCCTGTTTCTTTTGCAAATATTGTCCGCACATCATCCATGATTCCCATATAAGTAGCCATCGTGGAACGACTTGAAATGCCGATACGTCCTTGACTAACTTGAATAGTTTCAGGGTGGCGACTTGCGAATGCATCAAACATCAGGGAACTTTTACCGGAACCTGAAACGCCGCAAATTGAAACGAATACATGCTTAGGAATATGTATCGTTACATCCTTCAAGTTATTGTCATCTGCTTTCGTAATAGTGAAATAGCTTTCGGATTGTCTCGTTGTTTTATTGATGCTCACTTTATGATTAAGCAATTGTGAAGTTGAGGTAGAAGAGTTTTCGAGCGCCCGAAGTACACCTTGATACACAACTTCCCCACCACTTACGCCTGCCCCTGGACCCATCTCAATAATTTCATCTGCCACTCTAATTACAGAAGCATCATGTTCAATCACGATTACCGTGTTATGGTTGGCTTTAATTGTTTGGAGCATCTGGATTAACATATCCACCTCTTCGGGATGAAGTCCCGCACTAGGTTCATCGAAGATATAGGTCATATTATTAAGACTGCTTCCTAGATGACGGGCAATTTTAACACGTTGCGCTTCGCCGCCAGACAATGTGCCCATTTTTCGTGAAAGGCTCAAATAACCTAAACCTAATTCGATCAATTGCTTGATTGGCGGTATAGCTTGCTGAGCTATAGACGCTCCGATTGGATCATCTACAACAGCCAGTTCCTTAAGTAAGTCCGTCAACTCCAATTGGTCGTATTCCGCTATATTGTAACCATTTATCTTAGACGCCAATACTTTCGGATTGAGTCCTGAACCTAAACACATCGGGCATAAACTATGTGTTGATACTGCCAGTACATCTTCTTGGGATACCTGCTTCAACTTTGTAACATCTCTGTTTATATAAAGACGCGTAAACCTGGGCAATAAACCATCCCATTCATGATCTTGTGGTCCGTTTTTTGTATGGAAAGGAGCAAACACCCGCTCCCCTTCTCGTGGACCATGGACGAATAGTCGAAAATCTTCTTCGGAATACTCTTTTAGCGGCTTATCAGGATCAAATAACCCGCCAGTTATCATCCATCTTCCTTGCCAACCCGAGGGGGATAGTGGTTTAAATTGTACGGCGTAATCCCGAAGTGATTTGTTGACATTGAGGATTTTATTGAGATCTGGTGAAACGACCTCACCGAATCCACTGCACTCGGGACATCTACCAAAAGAACTTTGGCTTGAAAAATCTGTGGCCGAACCTATCAAAGGATCACCGATTCTTGAAAATAGCAGTCGGATCAATGGATGAATATCCATATAGGTGCCGACTGTTGAACGGGAATTCCCACTGATTGGTCTTTGTTCGACAACGACAACTGGACTTAAATTTCGCATGAAATCTGCATGGGGCCGCTCGTACCTGGGCATTTGATAGCGAACGTAAAAAGGATAGTTCATCGTCATCTGTCTTCGGCTCTCAGTAGCTAATGTATCAAAAACGACAGAACTTTTACCAGAGCCTGATAGGCCAGTAAAG is a genomic window of Sporosarcina oncorhynchi containing:
- a CDS encoding ATP-binding cassette domain-containing protein; its protein translation is MSDSKDAIILKGLKENNLKNIDLTIPKEKIIVFTGLSGSGKSSVVFDTLATESRRQMTMNYPFYVRYQMPRYERPHADFMRNLSPVVVVEQRPISGNSRSTVGTYMDIHPLIRLLFSRIGDPLIGSATDFSSQSSFGRCPECSGFGEVVSPDLNKILNVNKSLRDYAVQFKPLSPSGWQGRWMITGGLFDPDKPLKEYSEEDFRLFVHGPREGERVFAPFHTKNGPQDHEWDGLLPRFTRLYINRDVTKLKQVSQEDVLAVSTHSLCPMCLGSGLNPKVLASKINGYNIAEYDQLELTDLLKELAVVDDPIGASIAQQAIPPIKQLIELGLGYLSLSRKMGTLSGGEAQRVKIARHLGSSLNNMTYIFDEPSAGLHPEEVDMLIQMLQTIKANHNTVIVIEHDASVIRVADEIIEMGPGAGVSGGEVVYQGVLRALENSSTSTSQLLNHKVSINKTTRQSESYFTITKADDNNLKDVTIHIPKHVFVSICGVSGSGKSSLMFDAFASRHPETIQVSQGRIGISSRSTMATYMGIMDDVRTIFAKETGQPAGLFSFNSIGACPVCEGKGVTTPDVAFADPVTVTCEACQGLRYSDEALSFVYKGKNIAEVLELTIVEAMDYFILPKIIKRLNTLLDVGLDYLTLGQTTSSLSGGEIQRLKLASHLQNEGQIYLLDEPSLGLHLRDNAKLLELFQRLVNRGNSVIIIEHNLDFIAASDWVIELGPGGGKQGGQIIYEGTPEQMLAADTSTAKWLRKEV